The nucleotide sequence ttttttctcagtCCTGCTTCTCCTTCTCAGACCCCTGGATAAAGAAGTGGCACCACTAGCTACGCCAGACAGAATCTTACCACCATACATACCCCTCCCCTTCCCATTGTCCTTAgaaataaaggtttaaaaaaacagatttatgTGGCCCTTTATGATGTGGGTCCAGCTGACTTCTTAGCCTAACCTCACACTCTTCTTCCCTCATAGTGAACTGAACACAGCATCCCCACTGCCCACACTCCCTAAGTCCCTGGTGTTAGGACCAGGGACCCTGGAACCACGAGGTTCCATCTCTATAAAATGTTCTCCTCTATTCTCCCCTTGCCTAATTCCGACTTGCCCCTCAGAATCGCCCAGCCATCATCACTTCAGAGAAAGGCCCCAGTCCCACTCTGCAGTAGAACCAGCTCTTCATCCCCTGTGACCTCAGCCCACTGTGGGTTTCCTAACTCAGGTTAGAGCATAATGTCCTGTTGGCCAACAAGATGGGCAACActtggggctccctgaggcaggtaCCTGCAGCTGAGCCTTGACACGTGACTCCACTTTGTCATACTTGGGTGAGCGCCACAGGGCCTTCAGGGGCCTGGACTGGCCCTGCTCCCGGCTGTGCTCCTGCTCACGGAATCGCCTCTGGATCTCCCTGATCCGCCTCATGTTCTCCTTCTCATGGTCTTTAGGGTCCTTCCCTGGAGAAAAGATGTTGCCCTACATACAGCCCATACAATCCAACTTACCCCAGTGGACACACAAGCCCACACCCTGCCTCCCTGACATACTCTAAAGTCCACCACATAACCTTGTTCCCTTCCTCACACCATAATTATCTTCTGTTTCTGatgattttatacatatttgATTATGAAGTATACTATTAATCACCTTGCATAGCCTATTCACCTCTTCACTTGTTTTACTGTCTCCCACCTTGATTCAATGATGCTCTTCTGGACCTTGTTCTCCTAGCGTCTATAGGGCGCGGAGCACAGTAGACACTCAACAAACAACCATGCATAAATCCATGAAGCTGAGCTACAGGGTTTTCCGGGGTATACCTCATTTAGTCCTCTCCTGCGAAGAAGTGCATTTCCCGCTCCTTCTACAGTTGGGGAAACAGACACTCTGAGAGGTAAAGCCTGAGCCCAGAGCAGGGAAGGGGAAGCAGCCGTCTTTTGATCTGTTTTGACTTCAGAGCCACCTCGCTGTCCGTTCTGACCAGAACTTACTCTTGGGAGAGGCCCCTGGGCCTAGGGAGATACCCCCGAGCTGCAGCAGCACACCACCCACGCCGCGACGGCCACGCTCCAGGATTTCTAGGCCTCCGGGACGGATGCGGGGGGCGCGGGGAGGGGTGGCGTCTAGGTCCCGGTCCGTGTCCGGCGTCAGCAGGTCCAGCTTCAGCGCATTTCCCTCAAGGCGCCCTTGGGCTGAGAGGCCAGACGGGGCGGAGTGCGGAGTCAGTGGTGGAGCTGGGCCCGACGCTTGCCAGGCCGCTTTCACCCTCTTAACTCACCCGAAGACGGCCTCCGGTAGTAGTCAGGACAGAGCGTAGGGTCTGGGGGGATGGGCCCCGAGATGCGGGACGGACCCTCACACATACCGCCGTCGTCGTCCTGCAAACGGTGCACCTGAGGCCTGCCGGGCTACGCGACTCTGGCGCCAAACCCCGCTTCTCACCCCAGTGCCTCCTCCCAGGGTCCGGGTCCTAACCTCAGCCGTGCCCTGTCTGCGTTCCCGGCCCCCACCCCGCGCTCGCCACCTCTGCTCTCAGCCCACCTCTCTGTACGGTTGGCAGGCTCCTCACTCGGGCAAGGGGCTCACCAGAGCGGTTTTGCCGCCCACTGCAGCCACCCGACGGGTTTCCTGTTGCCAGGCAACAATGGTTTCCGTCCGTGAGGTCAGGGGCCAATGGCCTTGGCGCAAAGCCTTCTGGGGCTTGTAGTTCCAGCTGAGGGTGGGGGTCAGAACGACTGTCAGTTGCCCTTCTCAACCCGGTTCTCTCCTGGGTCCGCTCAGGGTCTACTAGTCTGGCCCCTCAGGATCCGCCCTCCACCCCCGATGCCCCTCAAGCAACCGTCGAGGAAGTGCTGATTCGCCGCAGCTATGGACTCAGCAGGGGCTGAGAAGCGGCCAGGGGCCCAAGAAGGGATAGCCGTGGGGCAGTCACAGCTTACAGAGGTGGCTGGTGGCCATGCTCAGAATTCTGAGGTGACCATCGGGCTGTCTAACCTTCAAACACTTGGTCATAGTTCTTTAATAGACCAAACTGCAACTACCCCCTAACTGCAACTACCCCCTAACTGCCAGGCCAGGTTCCACAGGCTGGGAGGGGCATGGGCTGGTGCCCTTCATCTGTATTTAGTGTCTAATGGCTGGTCCCTGTATCCTTTGCCTGGCCATGGTGACCAGTTACCTATGTGTCACCTCTAGTGTCCAGTGATGAGAGACCAGTGCCTGGTGCCAGCCCATGAGTCCTGCCAAACCCAGGGTGAAGATAAATGTCCAATAAGATCTACCTCAGAGCAAAAGATCCAGGAGAGACTCAAGCTGGAGGAAGACAGGCACAAGCCAGAGGTGGAGGCACTGGAGGAGAGAGGTCCCAGGCCTATGGCCTCCACTGTGAGGCCCAGTCATGGTCCGAAGAGGAAGCCGGTCAAGTGAGGGGGCTTTCAGAGGGGAAAGGCTAGGGGCTGGGGAGGTGGTGTGTGGGTGGCTCATACCCCAGTTGGATTTCTAAATGGGGCCTTACAGCAGTGTCCATCCTTATCCCCTGCCACCACCATCATTCCTCACCTCTGCTGACCCTCCAGAGGGTCATGATATAGGGAACATGCAGAGCGGAAGTCTCAAGGCCTGGTAGGGGACTGAGTTCCCATGATCTCTGGGTCCCTGTCCAGTCCGGGGCCTCAGTGACCAGGAAAAGGACAAGGATCACGGCCTGGGGAGGTAGTCAGGCAGGATTGTTCCCTAGGACAGGGCACAGGAGCCAAGGCTGCAGGCTGACTCCTCAGGTCTCCTTGTTCCCCAGCCTCGCAGGCCCAAGCCACCAAGCCCATCCTAGGGCAGAGAGTGAGCTGCCACAGGGGCTGTTGCTGCAGAGGGAGGAGCCGGAGAATAATCAGAGTGAGCCCTCACCAACTGCCAAACAGCACAAAAAAGCCAAGAAGCGCAAGAGTCTGGGAACCCCAGTGCTCCCAGTGGTGGCCAGCACAGTGTCGGCACCCTCAGTGACCTTGGGGCCTGAGCGTGAGTGGCATTTCCTGAGCCTTCCCTTTTGTCCCCAGTCAGCTGGACCCCTGACATGGCCCAGCTTGGCACTCCAGCCGCTGTCCTGCCCCGGGTTCTTGTAGGAAAGGCCCAGCGCCTGCGGCCCCTGTACCAGTACATCAACTATTGCAACCCTGAACTGAAccaggcaggggaaggggacagGGAGGCTGAGGCTGAGGTGGAGCCTGAGTCGGAGCTGACCATGGTCCCCGAGGAGGCGGGTGTGGAGAAACTGCAGGCTTTGCTGCCAGTGGCAGGTGAGCTGGGCTCCGACCTCACTCTGCCCTGCCCCAGTATGTCTGTGCCCCCCACCCACACTCTGgttcccctgggggaggaagccAGTGAGGAGCCTGAGGGTCTGCCCAGCTTGGGAGTCAGCGGTTGCCTCAAGGCTGAGATGGACAAGTCAACTCAGGTGGACATCAACAAGATGCTAAGTGTCTGCAATGCCCCGCTTGTCCCCCCACTCTCTCCTCAGTACAAGTGACTGTCCTGACCCCCACCCCATGACTCCCCTCCTTCCCAAGCCTGAGCCAGAGCAGCAGTCTAAGGCCTGAGGCCCTCAGATGGAGGAGGGGActcagcccctgcccctccttgGGATCCCgagtttgataaaaataaattcttccttttctcagACTGTGATTCCCCAAATAAGATGCCTGAAGAGGGAGCAGCTGAGAAGAAGGGTGAAGGATTCCCCAGTATAGTCACCGGATCACCTGGGAATTTGCAAAAATATAGATTCCTGGGCACCTCagtcctaggcttccctggtggctcagctggtaaagaatctgcctgcaatgcaggagaccctggttcaatccttgggtcgggaagatcccctggtgtagggataagctatccactccagtattcttgggtttccctggtggctcagttggtaaagaatctacctgcaatgcaggagacctgggtttgatccgtagaggacagcatggcaactcattccagtattcttgcctggagaaccccagcctggcaggctgcagtccatggggttgcaaagagttggacccgactgagtgactaaccacagcACAGCACCCCAGACctaactgaatcagaatctgtaaGGGTGGGGCCTAGTCTGAGCATTTAAAGTCTCCTCAGATGAACCTGAAAGTCAGACAAGGTTAACACCTGGGATGGAGAAGGGTGGTaaggaggagcctggggaagagaaaggaaaggggctGTCAGGTCATAGGAAGCGGGCGTGTggccttgctccctgtctcccagGGAATAGGCCACAGGTGGTGGGGTGACTGCCACTTTGCCTGGAGGAGTGAAGAGGCAGATTTCCACCAGATTCCTGAAGGAGAGGGCGGGGTGGCCTTCCAGGCAGAAAGTTTGCCAGGGATGAAGCCTCATTAGTGTGGAAGACAtcaaccccctggaggagggtctgCTGAAGCAGATGCATGGCCATCAGACCAGGCTGGGTGAGTCTGGGAGGGATAAGGAGGGATGCAGGCAACAAGGGATCCTGGTTTGCTATTGTGGAGAGATTGCCTGGGCAGTAGCATGAAGGGCAGAATAAGGAAGGGAAAGCCTAGGGATAGAGAGGTGAGAAGACTGCTGCCACTGTCTGCGTGAATGTGAGTCCTAGATTTGGTTGGTGGTTGGAAAACAAGAGGTATTCTGGAAGTTCTCTTCTGCTTGCTGTAACAGAGGAAAAGTGAGCTGCATTTTCACTGGCTTGGAAAAACGTTACTTTGACTCAGGGACATTCTGAGATTTGAGTAATAGACCATGCTAGGTGATGCTAGCCTCCTCCAGGAGGCGGCGCTGTAGGACAAGTCTGGAACCAGTTGGGGACTCCCGTCACTTCTGGGAACCAGAACCCTACTGGCTTCCTTGGTCACAGGCATCTAGACCACTTCAAGGTACATCTCCTCCCCGGGACCAAGCCAAGAGATATATGATGGTAGAGCTGTCTGAGGGATGGCCATGGACCTAGGCTCTTGGGGAGTACCAACAGAGGACCTGGGACCTCATAAAAGTAACTCTGCCCTAAGCCCATGTTCAGTCTGCACCAGGACTTCTCAGAACACAGCACTGTAAACAAGAGGTTTTGCTGCAGAGTCCTATAAAACTTAAGTGCCACTGTGGGTCAACAGCATGGCCCTTTCTTAATAAGGGCATCTCAGTCAGATGCAATGGATGAATGTGCTTTCTTGGTCAATTCTCAAACTTAGAGGGGGATAGCAACATCCTATTAACACAGAGGATGACCTGGAGCTGAGCTGGGAGGAAGGGGGcagcttctccttctcttctcccagCATCCTGCCTGGTGGGGTTCTCTCTACAGTCCTAGTTCAGGCCAGGCTGAGATGCCTGTTGTAGAGAGGTGGTAACCTGGATGGGTCCCAAGCAGGGagggacagtgcctggcactagAGTCTGAAGAGCCATAGGGGAAGGAGTAGTTCAGAGTCGGGCTCTGTGGTCAGAGGACCCTGACCAGTTCATGTAGCTCCATCCCTCTCTGCTCTGGATAATGGGAATATTAATAGTAGTACTTCGTTGACTGGTTtggatattaaatgaaataatacatgtgaAGTGTCTCTCCGGGGGGCCCAGCACACAGTAAGTACACCCCAACACTAGTAACTGTTATTTTATCTCACAAGGTCTGAAACCAGGACAATATGGGAAAACAGGCCTGGTGACTCCTctaagggcaggaggaagagggagcatcctctctgagcctttctctttctggtgAGGAgtccagggcagggcagagggagggaagattagagaaggggaaagagtTTGGTCCAGGTTTAATCCTGGCAGAGGAAACAAAGGAGGAGAGGTATTCTTTCCAGCCTGAGTGACACGGTGAGGAGGCTCTTCCTGTGGCGAGAACAGGATCCTAAATACAGAGCTGGACACTGGCTGGCTAGGCCAGGCAGTGCTTGGCTGGCCTAGCCAGAGGGCAGTGCCTTCATTAAGTTCATGCCATCCAgcctccctggcccccaccccacctctcctCTTCCAGGGCTCCCCTGGAGACAACCCCTTGGTTTCAAGAACAGAACCCCTTCTGACCTCCAGCCCAGGGAGACCTCAGACTCTCCCACTGTCTTTTAAGTATCAGGCCAGATCGGCCCCCTGCAGTCATGAGTCCTGTGTAAAGACTTGAGCACTGAGGAAAGACTTCTTGCAGGGATTCAGCCGCAGGGAATAAGCCAGGAGGCGAGGGCAGGCAGTGGTAGGAAGCTGGGTGGCCCGCTAGACAGTGACGGATCCAGTGGGGTTGGAGCTGCCACGGAGccatgaggaaagagaaaaatacaaaccaTCTACAGCAACAACAAGCCTTTCATTATTAAACCCAACCTACCAAACAGACAACCACCACATACCATAGTGTCAGACCTTCTGATTTATTACATTTCTCATATGTCCCAGAGCTCTCCCCCTTGGCTCCTCTCTGCCAAAGTAGGGGCCTTCTCCCAGGGTTAACTTCAGCCCCTGAAAGCTCACCTGCTACAGAAACCCCCTCCCAGCCAGGGAAGGGGTAGTGCCTGGAGGCTGGAAGGGCCTGGTCATGTGGGGGGAGAGCAGGTGTGGATCCCCAAGGGATGAGCTGCCGCCCTCACCGTTCCTGAGGTGCCCCAGCccaggaagggcatggcaacaagGCCCCGCATCACTTCTCAGGCCTGAGGCATCACCCAGGCTGGCTCCTTACTGTGCCTTCTCATCCGGCTAAAACCACAAACATGCTGCGAACCCCCCCAGTCAAGCTTCTGCAGGCCCTGCTCACAGACCCGGGGCACTTCTGCCTTGCACGGTGTACTGGCCTCTCAGCCCTGGCAACAGAATGCCACTCCCTCACCAGCCCGCAGAGTGGGCACTGGGGTGGGGGGTTCCCTGGGGCCACCTTCGAATTCACTAGAATTCAACTCTGCCCAAGCGGACCTGTCAAATGAAAGATACCGTCTGTGCTACCGCGAAGCCCTCCCATCACAGCTCCTGGTCCTGCCCTGTCCTCTGCGCTGCGGCAGGGAGCCCACGCACAGGCTCACAGGTTGTTCCGCTGGAGCGCCTCGCACAGGTTCTGGTTGGCGTCCAGCTCCTCTGCCAGCACCTCTACCGCCTCCCACTCCCCGGATCGGCTCGACCGTTTGATGGCATCCACCACACTCTGCATGTAGAGCCCGTCCTCGAACGAGGCAGCCATGGAGACCGGGGTGTGGTCCCACGTGCGGCGGTCCCCCTGCCCCTGGAAGGACTGGCGCAGGGCCTGCACCATGTAGACCATGCCCTTCAGGTAGAGCAGCGGGACGTCCTGGGCGCCCTGCTCGGGCAGCCCCGCACCCACAGCCAGTGAGTCCCTCAGCAGCAGCTCCTCCTGCGGGGCAGAGTTTTTCTGCCCATAGAGGTCCGCACCCCGGGCAACCAGGCGTCCCGCAGAGCCCACCACCATGACTTCGTGCACAAAGGCGCCTGGCATGTTGAAGTTGAGAGTTACTGTGCTGCACACACCCCCGCCCATGAGCatctggaagaaacagaagtcaTCACTGGTGACGTGCCGAATGCCACGGATGGCCGCATTCTGCCTCACAAAGGTCTTGAGCAGCCCGTGGACCTTCTCGGCTCTCTGGCCGGTCAGGTGGGTCAGCAGGTCCACAATGTAGGTGCCCATGGTGTGCAGGCCCCCGCCGCCCATGAGCTCATCACAGATCCAGCCATAGTTCGGGCTGAGCAGGCTGCCCGAGTAGACGCGGGCGTCACAGATCATCACTGCGCCCACGTAGTGCTCAGCTATCAGCTGCTTCATGCGCACAAAGGCCGGCAGGAAGCGCAACACGTTCCCCACAAGGCTCATCAGCTGAGGGTAGTAGCGTGAGGCTGTCACCATCCGGAAAGCATCCACTGAGGTTGCCGCCTTCTCACAAACCACATTCTTCCCAATACCTgagaagaaaacaacaggaaATCTCAAAGATCCAGGGGGTTCACACTGGGAAAAGAAAACCCATTTCTGGAAGGCAGATGACTCAGGAAAGTCGGCTCTGAGGCTAGGTGGTGGCCTAGGACAAGAGGAAGGTGATTGGCCTGGAAGAAAATGGTACCCAGGGGCTGTGCCTGGAAAAAGAGTTATGGGTTAGAGAAAGAGAAGTTCTTAAAGGGAAATGAGTAGAGGCAGAAGGTGCAAACCAGGAGTGGGAGGTACAGAGAGGTGGTACCATGGTTAATATTATGTGTCAACCTGGTTAGGTTATGGTGCCCATCAAATACTAGCCTAAACATTGCTGAGAAGATCCCTTTAGATCTAATTAACATTTAAAGCAGTAGACTTTGAATAGagcagattgccctccataatgtgggtgggcctcaacTCATCAGATGAAGGCCTtggggggattaaaaaaaaaaagactaaagttCCCCATAGAGGAAGAAATTCTGCTTCCATATTGCCTTCAGAGTCAAGTCTGCAGCATCAACTCTTGCTAGAAT is from Bos indicus isolate NIAB-ARS_2022 breed Sahiwal x Tharparkar chromosome 18, NIAB-ARS_B.indTharparkar_mat_pri_1.0, whole genome shotgun sequence and encodes:
- the C18H16orf86 gene encoding uncharacterized protein C16orf86 homolog isoform X1, encoding MDSAGAEKRPGAQEGIAVGQSQLTEVAGGHAQNSECPVMRDQCLVPAHESCQTQGEDKCPIRSTSEQKIQERLKLEEDRHKPEVEALEERGPRPMASTVRPSHGPKRKPVNLAGPSHQAHPRAESELPQGLLLQREEPENNQSEPSPTAKQHKKAKKRKSLGTPVLPVVASTVSAPSVTLGPEPAVLPRVLVGKAQRLRPLYQYINYCNPELNQAGEGDREAEAEVEPESELTMVPEEAGVEKLQALLPVAGELGSDLTLPCPSMSVPPTHTLVPLGEEASEEPEGLPSLGVSGCLKAEMDKSTQVDINKMLSVCNAPLVPPLSPQYK
- the GFOD2 gene encoding glucose-fructose oxidoreductase domain-containing protein 2, with protein sequence MKMLPGVGVFGTGSSARVLVPLLRAEGFTVQALWGKTEEEAKQLAEEMNIAFYTSRTDDVLLHQDVDLVCINMPPPLTRQISVKALGIGKNVVCEKAATSVDAFRMVTASRYYPQLMSLVGNVLRFLPAFVRMKQLIAEHYVGAVMICDARVYSGSLLSPNYGWICDELMGGGGLHTMGTYIVDLLTHLTGQRAEKVHGLLKTFVRQNAAIRGIRHVTSDDFCFFQMLMGGGVCSTVTLNFNMPGAFVHEVMVVGSAGRLVARGADLYGQKNSAPQEELLLRDSLAVGAGLPEQGAQDVPLLYLKGMVYMVQALRQSFQGQGDRRTWDHTPVSMAASFEDGLYMQSVVDAIKRSSRSGEWEAVEVLAEELDANQNLCEALQRNNL
- the C18H16orf86 gene encoding uncharacterized protein C16orf86 homolog isoform X2 gives rise to the protein MDSAGAEKRPGAQEGIAVGQSQLTEVAGGHAQNSECPVMRDQCLVPAHESCQTQGEDKCPIRSTSEQKIQERLKLEEDRHKPEVEALEERGPRPMASTVRPSHGPKRKPVNLAGPSHQAHPRAESELPQGLLLQREEPENNQSEPSPTAKQHKKAKKRKSLGTPVLPVVASTVSAPSVTLGPERKAQRLRPLYQYINYCNPELNQAGEGDREAEAEVEPESELTMVPEEAGVEKLQALLPVAGELGSDLTLPCPSMSVPPTHTLVPLGEEASEEPEGLPSLGVSGCLKAEMDKSTQVDINKMLSVCNAPLVPPLSPQYK
- the ENKD1 gene encoding enkurin domain-containing protein 1 isoform X2 — its product is MCEGPSRISGPIPPDPTLCPDYYRRPSSAQGRLEGNALKLDLLTPDTDRDLDATPPRAPRIRPGGLEILERGRRGVGGVLLQLGGISLGPGASPKRKDPKDHEKENMRRIREIQRRFREQEHSREQGQSRPLKALWRSPKYDKVESRVKAQLQAPGPGVDFITHNARTAKRAPRRHSRSLQVLAQVLEQQRQAQEHYNATQKGHVPQYLLERRDLWRREAEARQHSQPDPAMPPGHTRMPENQRLETLSSLLQSQSQLLRELVLLPAGADSLRAQSHRAELDRKLVQVEEAIKIFSRPKVFVKMDS